Proteins encoded together in one Macadamia integrifolia cultivar HAES 741 chromosome 8, SCU_Mint_v3, whole genome shotgun sequence window:
- the LOC122086849 gene encoding uncharacterized protein LOC122086849: MEWNERIIDFSVAHAKCSRAKRRDLWLELATNPSGCPRTIIGDFNVTLFGNERRGLSRFFLGAASEFGAMVDATSMIQIPSSGRKFTWSNNRRSGNVVAVLDRTFVNEDWLNSFDDCSQKILPRIASDHAPLLKLKSLKLAIKSWSRRAFPNLNREVDSVKIELEAVQSRIEEEGYSEHLFDLEAVAKTRFWKAIDNHENYGLKSLESDG, translated from the exons atggagtGGAATGAGAGAATTATTGATTTTTCAGTGGCTCACGCCAAGTGCTCACGAGCTAAGAGAAGGGACCTTTGGCTGGAACTGGCCACTAACCCTTCTGGTTGTCCAAGAACGATTATCGGGGATTTCAATGTGACCTTATTTGGTAATGAGAGAAGAGGGCTTAGCAGATTTTTCTTAGGCGCTGCTTCTgaatttggagccatggttgATGCCACATCTATGATCCAAATTCCTTCCTCTGGCAGGAAGTTCACCTGGAGTAACAACAGAAGGTCTGGCAACGTGGTAGCTGTCTTGGATAGAACTTTTGTGAACGAAGATTGGTTGAACTCCTTCGATGACTGCTCTCAGAAGATCCTTCCCCGAATTGCATCGGATCATGCACCCCTGCTG aagctgaAGAGCTTAAAGCTTGCTATCAAATCTTGGTCAAGAAGGGCCTTCCCTAACCTGAATCGCGAGGTTGATAGCGTGAAGATTGAGTTGGAGGCAGTACAATCTCGCATAGAGGAAGAGGGTTACTCCGAGCACCTTTTCGACTTGGAAGCTGTTGCCAAGACTAGGTTCTGGAAAGCTATTGACAATCATGAAAACTATGGGCTCAAAAGTCTAGAATCAGATGGTTGA